The segment TGGCGATCCCGTAGACCGGCTCGAGCGCAAAGATCACCGAGGTCGTGCGGGCCTTGAGCACCTTCAGGCTGGCCACGAACAGACTGTGCGCCAGGCCGGTGCAGAGTACGCCGAGCAAGGCGATCCAGAGCCAGTCGCGTGGCGGCACGCTGGTGACTGCCGGGCCGGCGAAGGGCAACAGGACGAGCGCTATCGTCAGGTTCTGCCAGAGCGCCGACTGCACCGGGTCGATGCCGCGCGTCACGGCCCGGTTGAGCAGCGACACCAGGGCGAACAGCAAGCCGGACAGCACGCCGTACAGCAGGCCGTTGGTCGCGGTGCTGGCGAGCTCGAACGACGGCGTGACCAGCAACAGGCCGATGCACACCAGGCCGACCATGGCGTACTCGGCCGGGCGCGTGCGCTCGCGGAACAGTACGCCTTCGAGTAGCACAGTAAAGGCCGGAAAGCTGGCGAAACCCAGGGTGGCGATGCCCACGCCCGCGACCTTGACCGCGATGAAGAAGGTCAGCCAGTGCGCGCCGAGCAGCAACCCTCCAGCGGC is part of the Stutzerimonas balearica DSM 6083 genome and harbors:
- a CDS encoding DMT family transporter, which produces MTPRTALLSIHLGALMFGLSGIFGKLAGSAPLMITFGRGAFAVAILLLVALLLPRSGERPDWRRCLGLAAGGLLLGAHWLTFFIAVKVAGVGIATLGFASFPAFTVLLEGVLFRERTRPAEYAMVGLVCIGLLLVTPSFELASTATNGLLYGVLSGLLFALVSLLNRAVTRGIDPVQSALWQNLTIALVLLPFAGPAVTSVPPRDWLWIALLGVLCTGLAHSLFVASLKVLKARTTSVIFALEPVYGIAIAWWLFAEQPSLRMLAGGALIIVASIVTSRLKSSSPPEPGVA